In Neomonachus schauinslandi chromosome 6, ASM220157v2, whole genome shotgun sequence, a genomic segment contains:
- the LOC110589457 gene encoding BRO1 domain-containing protein BROX-like isoform X2: protein MTHWFHRNPLKATAPVAFNYYGVAAGPAASKICSDLRSSRARLLELFTDLSCNPEMMKNASDSYFSLLQGFINSLDESTQESKLRYIQNFKWTDTLQGQVPKNITEDEAKEVHRSLKTAAGIFKHLKESHIPKLITPAEKGRDLEARLLEAYVVQCQAEAQEVTIARAIELKHAPGLIAALAYETANFCQKADHTLSSLEPAYSAKWRKYLHLKMCFYTAYAYCYHGQTLLASDKCGEAIRSLQEAEKFYAKAEALCKEYGETKGPGPTVKPSGHLFFRKLGNLVKNTLEKCQRENGFIYFQKIPTEAPQLELKANYGLVEPLPFEFPPTSVHWTPDTLAAFDLTKRPKDDSPKPKPEEVVKPVKEPDIKPQKDTGCYIS, encoded by the exons ATGACACACTGGTTTCATAGGAACCCGTTAAAAGCCACAGCTCCTGTCGCTTTTAACTACTATGGTGTAGCCGCTGGCCCTGCTGCTTCAAAAATTTGCAGTGACTTGAGATCATCCAGAGCACGACTGCTTGAACTCTTCACTGATTTGAGCTGTAATCCAGAAATGATGAAGAATGCATCAGAttcctatttttcacttttacaagGTTTCATAAATTCATTGGATGAATCTACCCAAGAAAGCAAGTTAAGATATATTCAAAATTTCAAATGGACTGATACATTACAAGGACAGGTTCCAA aaaacataacagaAGATGAAGCAAAAGAAGTCCATCGAAGCCTAAAAACTGCAGCGgggatttttaaacatttaaaggaaaGTCATATCCCAAAGCTTATTACACCTGCAGAAAAGGGGAGGGATTTAGAGGCACGACTACTAGAAGCTTATGTTGTCCAGTGTCAGGCTGAAGCTCAAGAAGTAACAATTGCTCGAGCAATTGAACTGAAACATGCTCCTGGACTAATTGCTGCACTGGCCTATGAAACTGCCAACTTCTGTCAAAAAGCTGATCATACTTTATCCAGTTTGGAGCCTGCGTATTCTGctaaatggagaaaatatctTCACTTGAAAATGTGTTTCTACACAGCTTATGCTTACTGTTATCATGGTCAGACTTTGTTGGCTAGTGATAAATGTGGTGAAGCAATCAGGTCTCTCCAAGAAGCAGAAAAATTTTATGCAAAGGCAGAAGCATTGTGCAAAGAATATGGAGAAACCAAAGGACCCGGACCGACGGTCAAACCTTCAGGACACTTATTCTTTAGGAAACTTGGAAATCTCGTGAAGAATACCCTAGAGAAATGTCAGagagaaaatggatttatttaCTTTCAAAAAATTCCAACAGAAGCTCCACAACTGGAACTCAAAGCAAATTATGGTCTCGTAGAGCCTCTACCTTTTGAATTTCCTCCTACAAGTGTGCACTGGACACCAGACACGCTGGCCGCATTTGATCTCACCAAAAGACCCAAGGATGACAGTCCCAAACCCAAACCAGAAGAAGTGGTGAAACCTGTGAAAGAACCAGATATCAAACCTCAGAAGGACACGGGGTGCTACATCTCCTAA
- the LOC110589457 gene encoding BRO1 domain-containing protein BROX-like isoform X1 encodes MTHWFHRNPLKATAPVAFNYYGVAAGPAASKICSDLRSSRARLLELFTDLSCNPEMMKNASDSYFSLLQGFINSLDESTQESKLRYIQNFKWTDTLQGQVPSAQQDAVFELISMGFNVALWYTKYASRLAGKENITEDEAKEVHRSLKTAAGIFKHLKESHIPKLITPAEKGRDLEARLLEAYVVQCQAEAQEVTIARAIELKHAPGLIAALAYETANFCQKADHTLSSLEPAYSAKWRKYLHLKMCFYTAYAYCYHGQTLLASDKCGEAIRSLQEAEKFYAKAEALCKEYGETKGPGPTVKPSGHLFFRKLGNLVKNTLEKCQRENGFIYFQKIPTEAPQLELKANYGLVEPLPFEFPPTSVHWTPDTLAAFDLTKRPKDDSPKPKPEEVVKPVKEPDIKPQKDTGCYIS; translated from the coding sequence ATGACACACTGGTTTCATAGGAACCCGTTAAAAGCCACAGCTCCTGTCGCTTTTAACTACTATGGTGTAGCCGCTGGCCCTGCTGCTTCAAAAATTTGCAGTGACTTGAGATCATCCAGAGCACGACTGCTTGAACTCTTCACTGATTTGAGCTGTAATCCAGAAATGATGAAGAATGCATCAGAttcctatttttcacttttacaagGTTTCATAAATTCATTGGATGAATCTACCCAAGAAAGCAAGTTAAGATATATTCAAAATTTCAAATGGACTGATACATTACAAGGACAGGTTCCAAGTGCCCAGCAGGATGCTGTTTTTGAATTAATTTCCATGGGATTTAATGTAGCTTTATGGTATACCAAATATGCTTCAAGACTggctggaaaagaaaacataacagaAGATGAAGCAAAAGAAGTCCATCGAAGCCTAAAAACTGCAGCGgggatttttaaacatttaaaggaaaGTCATATCCCAAAGCTTATTACACCTGCAGAAAAGGGGAGGGATTTAGAGGCACGACTACTAGAAGCTTATGTTGTCCAGTGTCAGGCTGAAGCTCAAGAAGTAACAATTGCTCGAGCAATTGAACTGAAACATGCTCCTGGACTAATTGCTGCACTGGCCTATGAAACTGCCAACTTCTGTCAAAAAGCTGATCATACTTTATCCAGTTTGGAGCCTGCGTATTCTGctaaatggagaaaatatctTCACTTGAAAATGTGTTTCTACACAGCTTATGCTTACTGTTATCATGGTCAGACTTTGTTGGCTAGTGATAAATGTGGTGAAGCAATCAGGTCTCTCCAAGAAGCAGAAAAATTTTATGCAAAGGCAGAAGCATTGTGCAAAGAATATGGAGAAACCAAAGGACCCGGACCGACGGTCAAACCTTCAGGACACTTATTCTTTAGGAAACTTGGAAATCTCGTGAAGAATACCCTAGAGAAATGTCAGagagaaaatggatttatttaCTTTCAAAAAATTCCAACAGAAGCTCCACAACTGGAACTCAAAGCAAATTATGGTCTCGTAGAGCCTCTACCTTTTGAATTTCCTCCTACAAGTGTGCACTGGACACCAGACACGCTGGCCGCATTTGATCTCACCAAAAGACCCAAGGATGACAGTCCCAAACCCAAACCAGAAGAAGTGGTGAAACCTGTGAAAGAACCAGATATCAAACCTCAGAAGGACACGGGGTGCTACATCTCCTAA